GGCGGGCCACGAAGAACAGGCCAACCAGACCCAAGGCAGCCAGCGCCACCGTGGAGGGCTCGGGAATCACTTCCAGCTGGAGGCCGGTGAAGTTCCCAGCAACGCCGAGCGCCGGAGGAGGCGTGGCACCGCCACCGAACTGAGTCAGGGTGACGAGCGCCTCATTCTTGATCAGCGCACTGGCATAACTCGCACCGGAGGAGGTGTCCCATGCGCGGATGGTGATGGACGTCGTCGGAATGTCCGTCACACCCAGGAAGAACAGTCCGTCGGCTCCAAGGCCGCCAGAGGCGATGACAGATTCCCCGGACAGGACTTCAACCTGACCAAGAGCCTTGGCGAGCGGAGCGCCGCCCACGCCCAAGATGAAGGCACGGGCAGTACCTCCCGGCGGAGTGAAGTTGTTGTTGAGGTTGACGGTTCCTTGGGCGAGGGCGGACAGCCCGGCGGCCAAGCCGATGATGGTCAACAGGATTTTATTCATGGTTGTCGTTGGAAGCAGTCGTTGGAGGAGAACTGGCGACCGTCAGCTTACTGAACGGTGAAGGTCTTGGTCCAGGTGAACGCCTCGGTGGTCTGCACCACGAAGCCCTGACCGACGGTGAAGCTGGGCTCGCCCACCGGCCAGATGCCGTCGCCGAGGGTATCGAACGCCGTGTAACCGGTGCCCGTCCAGGTCAGAACGGTGGAGCCGTCCGGAGGGGTGAGGCCCAGTTCGGTCGCCGTGCCAGCGATGGGGATCTTCGAGGACACGAAGTTGTTGCCCACGACCAGCGCGGTGGCCTGGGTGCCGATCAAGGCATCACCCACCGTGGTGACCGAGGTGTCAGCCCCGACGTCCACAAACACGCCCATGCCGGGAACCAATGCGAAGTCGTCGCCACCGACGACGCCCACACCGGCCAGGATATCCGTGCCGACGAAACCGCTGCCAGTCCACCGGAGGATGGAGCAGTCAATCCCGCCGAAGATGGTGCTGACGTTGTTGCCGTTGGCCGCCGTGTTGTCCAGCGGGTTGGTGACCAGGTTGAGACCGCTCTTGAGGTTCAACTTGACGTACCCGACGATGTTGGAGCTGACCGCCGCCGTGGCCGTGGAGGCCAGCGCCACAGCAGCAGCGGAGAGTGCGAGGATGTTTTTGTTCATGAGAGACCAGATGGTTTCCGTGTGTGA
The Verrucomicrobiia bacterium genome window above contains:
- a CDS encoding PEP-CTERM sorting domain-containing protein, whose product is MNKILLTIIGLAAGLSALAQGTVNLNNNFTPPGGTARAFILGVGGAPLAKALGQVEVLSGESVIASGGLGADGLFFLGVTDIPTTSITIRAWDTSSGASYASALIKNEALVTLTQFGGGATPPPALGVAGNFTGLQLEVIPEPSTVALAALGLVGLFFVARRK